The DNA region TTGACAAATAGTTCTAGCTAGCAgatgttatattatatatatacacatattcaCGTacgtgcatgtttgtatgtacCGAACAATATTCAATATTCATATCCATGCATGGATTAGGACCAGCCCAAATAATTGATTCCAATCAGtctttctttaattatattttaatgtaGTTGAGGAATCCTGATTCCTCCTTGCCAATGGATCGAGAAGATCGATTGAATTAAACATACAGATGAGTAAAACGCACTGAATAAACAATGATCCTTAGTATATTATACAATCTTACTTAAATATAACATAGATGttttttcagtgtgaaccATGATATTAGGAAACTCAATCGGAtcctgactaatccagttaaACCGGATCAGCCTACTCAGGGATGAAACTCTCATatcatgaattttctgcattcacaatgaCTTAAACCTGAGATTTTGCTTAAGCAGAACAAATATTGAACCGCTTGAACTAATCCGCGTTGGTTATAAGACAGATTTTTGTTATAAGTGTTTAAACCGCTGCATCCTTAGTATCGCCCATAAAAACGACTCTCACTTCTTTGGTTTTGGAAAATGGCGATTATTCCTTTGGTATCTTGTGTTTTTAAGAAATCCATTTAGATACCTTTAACAATATTTTGTAAGGGaaataaagaagaaattaatttcaatgtTTTCCCAAGTACCcttattgaatattttttttaaaacccaataaaattaaaaaagtagATTTTGTCCCAAATTCGAACATAACTAGTACTATATCACGTGCTTTATAAGGGATTACTAcacttagtttttttttcattataaaattACTTTATTAAGAACACTAACCGATAAAGttctttttcaatataaaattactttatTAAGAACACTAACCGATAAAGTTCTAATTTCGAACAATAATTTCAGCATATTAAACTAAGTTTAAGAGATATTTAGTGACAAACTTATAACTAATTCTCTTATCTAAGGTGCTGCACGAATTCATGGAACATATATTACTAAGATCAAACATACAAACTCCATTTacaattctttttcttctttttttttcctgggaATATGATGTTTCGTGATATTATAGAATTTCGAGCTTTTTACTTTTAGTATGACCataatttcatcaaattatttttcctataATAGTTTTGTTGATTCGTACGCATGcgttcaattaattattttttacgataatttcattaattattaaacGGCCactataatataaatattacatATGTTCAATTATGACATACAAAAAATCCATTCTGTATTATATTGAAAGTGGTTTTCGGATTTCTTATTTTCAACTTCCAAGCgttaattatatatctatttttttatcattctactataaattcatatatctaattgattattttttgatagaaattattctaatatcctaatacatatatttctattataataatatttagaaaaaaactgttacatttattttatttattatggaTCATAATTAGTTTTACGATAAGAGCCTTCCGAGTTGGTTACATAAGCCCAAACAAAAACCCAACCTGACGTATGAGATATTAATTGGGCCGCCAGCTCGGTTCATTCTTTCTACTTGCAGCCCGTTAACAGGTTGAACGGTGCGTTTCGCTATCTCCTCCCTCCCCcacccccccaccccccccccccccttctctctctctctctctctcgttctcGTTCTTGCGGTCTTCCCCTGGCCAGCCACCGGAGCTGATCAACGGCGAGTGAGTCTCTCTTCCCATATCTTGAACAAACAGTCACAAGCTTTTCCGGGCACTGCGTGTTTTCGTTGGGAAAGTTGTGGGGTTGGTGGATTGGTTACGGTGAGTGGAGCTCTGAATTGTGATTGCCTCTGAATGTTCCGTGAAACTTGCTATCGTCAAAGTCATTTAACTTTACTCACCGACCGTCGTAAGCTTACCGGAGCTTCAAGGTCCCGTTCTCGCTCCCAACAATGGCGGGAGCTTTGAGGCGCAATCGCTGTCGCTGCATTGCATGTTAGCTGTTTGTGGGAATGGCTAGAAGAATCCTTTTCCTTCTTCCCCCCCACCTTCTCTGGCGACTACTTTCTGGGGAAAATTTATTAGCAATTAAGTCCTtaatcttttcttattttttggccaaaaactatcttttcttatttataatTGCAATCCGCATAGAAAGGGTTAAGTTAACGAGTTAGGACACTTCTCATATGCTTCATAATGATCCTTCTTCCATGAGAGATTTGAGACCCTTTTTAGATCTTATGCTGGTTTTGGATTATATACGTATCAGTTAATTTGCATTGAGAAGCCGACTATTTGAAAAGCTCATATTGGTCGAGACAAACTACTGCTGGCAATTTGAATGGTTACTCTCAACAAGTAACTGAAGACCAAGAACACTCATCTGCTTAATCCTATTCTCCCTTGAATATTGTATTTGTATTTCCTGGACATTGGTATTTGTGTATTATGTAGAGGTGAAAGCAATAATAGGGTAATGCTTTCATTAGTTTTCTATTTGACGGGTATGAACTGTCGATGTCTGTTCGGCTTTTGATTTATCATGTTTTGTTTTAATGTCATTTTTCAGCTTCACCTCATTCAGTATCACCACCTTTTGTTCTTCTGTTTATCtacttatttatattttgcagGACTTCAATTGCCACTTATAGTTGTGGAATAGCCGTTCTTTCCCTGTCGAACTGGGAATTTTGGGGTTGAACAGGATGTTGAAGCATACCCTTGGCAAGGCATTGAACAGGAGTTTTGTAGTTCGTGATGCCAACAACAGCCATCCATGCTTATACGCGCTTGCAAACAGTTTCCATAGCGGACAGGTAAGATCTTCTCAACGTGTGCTCTTTCACTAAATTAGCCTGTAGCTTGTAGTTCAGTGCGGAGGTTTGGTGCAAGGATCTGTTTACCGTTAATACCGTAGCCACCCGTTAGGGAGCATTTGCTCGTACAATGATCCGTGAATTTTCCTGATAAATGCGATCTTCTGTTGTATTCGGACTCATAAGTTATTTTTCAGAATTACAGATGGAAACAACATTCAAAAAGCTTGCTTGTCTCATTGACCAAGACATATCACTGGTTGTGTATTATCTTTCTGAACTGAGGGTATGGGTGAatgcattttgatttttgttcCTTGGCAGCCCCACTTAGCGCCGAGAAGCTTCTTTGGGGTGGAAGATTTCCTGGACGATGATAACAGCAAGCCCTACACCTACCAAAGGGGCAAGAAGTCCAAAAACCCGACTAAGCATGTTTCCTTCAAGCAGCGCACCATAGCCTACATGGAGCCATTCACCCTTGATGTTTTCATCTCGAAGCGGTTCGTCTCAGCCTCACTCACTCATAGAGTGACAAGTAAGCAGGTTGCTGTTGCAGGGACCAACTCTAAGGACATTAAAGCCGTTCTCAAGTCCCGATCTGATATTCCTGCTTGTGTAGCAGTTGGCCAAATCCTAGCTGAGAGGGCAAGGGAGGCTGATGTATATACAGCCACTTACACTCCAAGGGAGCGGGATAAGTTTGAAGGGAAGATCAGGGCAGTTGTTCAGTCTCTTATTGATAATGGTATAGATGTCAAAGTTTATCTCGACTGAATTGCTCATGTTTTTTATCGGAATAACTTTATCGTGTTGATGGCTGGAGCCAAAATATAAGTCGTACTTGGAAATATACTATGGAATCGTTTCAGTGTGTTGTAGATTTCTTGTGTTGGTTTATATTCTGAAAGTCTCGCTTCTCGTTAATTGGTGAAGTATAGTCATTGCATGATTCCATCCATAAATCAGAGGATAGAACACTTTTTAATCCTTATAAAACTTGCAACTTTATTTTGGTAGTAGTTTACAATACCATGCAGTAGTTTACAATACCATGCGCATGTGATCTGTCTCCATCTGATGATCACTTTGCCTATTTCTTGATAGATAGATTGTTATTGACCACGATCATATATATCGTAACAGATTATAATTTACACGATCATATGtcggtttttatttttggttgaACCGCGATGTAGTTGTCGCTGTTCACTTTGAATCTTTAAGCAGTTGCTGAAATGTACTTCTGCAACTCCTCATCACTTTCAAACTTAACCATGTCTTCCTCTGTCAAGTGAATGTATGCTTCTATTCCATCCCCTGATTCTGTGTCCATGAAGGCGACCAGATTCTTGAAGGTCAGGGCTGGCGAACCGATCCACATGGGCTTCCCCCACCCGAAATCGGCCTCATATATTGGGAACCTGCACAAGCTAGTGAAGTTGAGCGATAATAACTCCCCCTGGAGGTGCATACCACTTGCCTCATTGAGGAAGCTCAAGTGTTCATCCTCCTTTCGAAGTCTCTCAATGAATGCCCTATCAATCGCTGCTATTGTCTCCCTCACCCTTGGCAAGAGGTCACTGCACTCTTCCCCCGTGTTTGGGGCCGACAAAAACGTGAATGCCATTCGGTATAGGTTCCCAAAGGAGTGCTCCGGCAGTGGGGGGTCGAACTTAGTCCTCAGGTTCACCGTGTGAAGCAGGAAGCACAACCTCTCTGGTCGTGAGAAGACTTTGGTTGAAGCAGCAAATCGGCTCCATATGAATGTAGATAGTGCCTCGACACGAGACGGTGGTCGGTGGTTCTGTAAGTCAATCCCTGCACCGTATTTCGCTTTGAGCAACTCTATCACATGGGATCTGAATACAAACCTCTTGCAGGCGACGTCCTCAGTCATGATTCCCGTGCTGGGATCGTAACTCAGCGTGTTCTTTGGCGGGAACAGCGTGGCTGACACGAACTCCGGTGACACCACGTTCGCTTCTCCACGGCATATAGCAGCCCAAGTTTTTATAAACACAAAGACACACAGAGCATCCGCCACTTTGTGCGAGAGGCATATACCTACGGCAACCCCACCACACTCGAACACGTTGTACTGGACACCCAGTGTCACATCGTTGGCAGCGTTGAGAGCAAAAGGGACGAACTTTCGGAGCTCTACTGGGTCCACGTTCTGGACCACATCGGAAAGACGGCACCTCACTCTTGTCTCCAAGTACGGGACGCCCTCATCGTTACACTCCACAGCATGGTTGTCCCTGAGCCGCCCAGCCAGTGGGTAATAGCGAGTCAGGGTCTCGGACAAGGAACTCTTTAGGCGGGTCGATATATCAGCTGGGTCGAGTTTGGTGTCACCTGATGAGTAGAAGAGGACTGACGGGTTGTAGACGGGAGGCGAGATTTGGTCGAGGAATGAGAGTTGGTAGTGAAGAAGGTGGCGAGGGGTTGGAGAAGACGGCTTGATGGTTTCTCTTGAGACAAGTTCTACTTCGACCTTCTCCATATCTCTCTCTTCACTTTCTTCTTGAGAGTTAGCTCACAAGTATAACTTCCAAGGCcacgtttatatatattaccttGAAATAGCCGTATaacatgtaaatatatatacaaatatatgtaGGTGTAGCTGACAACAACTTGTGAAATTACTTTCAAGAAACCTAACTGAGCATGCGGCCTAGTTAATGTCAAATCCTTGAAATTACTTTCCAAAATCTTTGCTTTTCAGTTTATGAGGAAAGTTAATGGACATAAAACACGGCAATAGGGCACTAAGCAAGTGGCATAGGTAATGAGCCAAATTGTGAAATAATTACATGCCTCCGGGGATGAAAACTGAATGCAAAACCGATCTTGAAGGTAAATTTTTACACGACTACCACATAGATTTCAAATCTACGTGACACACtcaaaaatgataaaaaaagttataatCTATTTCTATTCAAgaactattttctttttaatttttttttcccaaaaaagaTAGTTACGAAGATTTGAAATCTATGTGACATCCATGTCAAAATTCCTCGATCTTGATTCCGATTCAGATGTGATTGTCAGTTTGTCACTATTGCATCGAATACCCATTTATCAACTCTACTCCCTTTACTTCAACATATGTAAGGAGAACATTCAGAGTTCAGTAAACACACCCACGGTTTGATCACAATCATCCAATACACCAACTAATAGGATATGTGCATCCCAATTAAGATATGATCGTCGGGTTATCATTATCAAATCTTAAGTTATTAAAGAGACTTATtggaaaaagaatataatcCTTCAATCATGTACATGAGTACATAATTTCGTGAATTATGCATGACAGCTCATGTTGTTTCCCATCTTAAGATGTCCATTTGCAGGCAAGGTGACCCATTCTTGCTAGGCGCacgaaaggaagaagaaaaaaataatgccaTGGACAATGAGGAAATTACGCATGTACATGAAGCATGTCGATAATGAACGATATTGTTTAATATGATAATCTGAAGGGGAAACGttacttgaaaaataaaaataaaaataaaaatggggtAATCGGTCAAAGAGAAGTCAAATTTCCCGTATACATTATCCACTAACTTGTGAAGGACTGCATAATCCTTTCTGTCCACAAGAAACGAAAAGAATGCCGACACGGTTCACCGAACGTTGATTATTAGCTAGGGTTTCGAGATTAGACTCTAATAGAAGCCATCGAATTTAATACAAAAAAGGTGCTAAATTTGATATCAGGTTTGGACGTGCACAGAATCTTATGCTTTCTGGTATATACTAGAGATTTACGAGTATACAATTGGTCGATCATCATAATATGCCAGATTTCTTTGCAAGTACGTTGGTAATCGTTTTTGAATCATTTCCTTCATTTATGAAGTTCATACTTATTGTTAAGTACATACATCTCCATGCCGACCTGTTAGTTTTTGGAAATTTCTGCGAGGAAGCAAAGAATGTCATTTATGGGTTATGAAAGTTACATATGTACAATTctcccaaaagaaaaatgttacATATGTGCTCTTCCTAAATTTGCTTTCCCTTAAACTTGGCCATCtacttaatatttatttatgttcatgatttttataaattaactTATGATACAACTAATTGTGTAGCTTGTGCATTGCACCGGATAGTTCCAcccatttgaaaaaaattataattaaatctttaattaaaattaaaaaaaattacttggagaatcaaaagtgaaacaaaaataataaaataaataaataacattcGCATTTATTGATAGTCGTAAAAGAATTTACTTTCTGAGAGATTGTGTATAGGGGTAGCAATACATTTCGAGagataaaataaaactcaCATCACCAatcttgaaaaagaatatgaaaaaagcaaaaaaaagataaaaataaaagaatgaaattttttgataaaaatgaaagaaaaatcaaaacttaaatTTAATCAACTCACTTGCGTATAGAGAGAGACATAATTTTGAGAGCCCGCATCTTGTTGTAAACATATTCTTTGAGAGCTAAATAAACAGCCTCAAAATCCCATATGATATCGGAACAAGTTATGCGTCCATAATCACACAACGTATCTAATAGGGTTAACCTTCAAAATTAAACGTATGTATCCTCAAAATTCACATGGTATCAGGAGCGCGACAGGCCTAAAATCCAATGGTATGCAGCGCGATGGGACTTCATAATTAATTCAACTCAAGCATGAGGAGAATATGgaataataaatgaataaattatgCCGTATTTTTTGCTTAAAATAAGCCGTATTTAAGAAGATCAACCTATTTTGATCTCACAAAATCTCACGGAGTCATATATATTCGAGGCTTTCGAACTCTGAAGATATTGATCTCTATTTTGTCTACTTATTTACTTAGAAAAACATCTCTTCACAATATGATCAAATCCCAATTTTCATCACAAATTTAGATTCAGATTTATAAGGAACGATGAATTGATGGCCTAAAACTCGTACAGTAGGGCAATAAATTAAGGGAAAGAGACACAGTCAAATATTTCTTGGATGAAAACTGGATAGACACGTAGTAGTGGTACGTATAATCAGAATTCTTCTTTAATAAGGTCTTAATGCAATACACCTCTTGATTCCAAGTGTGGCTGTAATCAGTACCAAATCTTATTCTCGACTCCTGCTATTTTGATATATGTGAGGATGCAATGAAGATTGCATTCTAGACATCAAGTTGTAGGATATATTTGGTCTGGCCCGATTAGATATACAGTGTCCGGATCATtatcaagttttttttttccccggtaGATATCAAGTCTTTAGTATTAAAAAGACACATAGGAAAGTATAACCCTCGAATTATGCACATGAATACATACTATTTTGTGAATTATTCATGCACGGCAGctcatttatttttcccaTCTCAAGACGTTTAGGCGCAACACTACACCATCTTGCCGCACGACGATGGTGTAGAAAACTGTtgggaattaaaaaaaaaaaagtcaatggGAAGTGCAATCCCACGTCGGtaatgaaaggaaaattaGGGACGTTTATATGGAATCGGGTCTCACATCTTGACAGCTTGAGTTTTTGAGTTGAAGTTGAATCCAAGCCCATGTAAACGCAATAGAAATTGAACATGGTATTAGAGCCCACGATAATGATCCTAGGGGCGTGCAGGTGCCCGTGTGTGCAGACTCACACCACGTCGGTGAAGTCCAAGTTCGAGAGTGGAAGTCCGGCTCGTAATAGTGTGGAAGAGAAAAGCCCACCTCAAGATAGTTAAAGGCCCGAGACCGGAAGAGCGGAGAGCCCCACTCGAGATAAGTTGTTGCAGAAGAGTGGTTAAAGTTCTTGTGGCACGTGTAAATATACGTACATGTAACCGcccaaaatttatatatataagtgcaTATGTGTTATGTATGTCTTTATATGtttagtaaataaaaaaattacatatggACCACCGTCgcttaattcaagcggttcggcgcTTATTTCATTTAAGCAATGTTTCGGGTTCAAGTCCTTATtaatgcagaaaatccatgatatgagagctttaccccttagtagGCCGACCcagctcgactggattagttgggGTCTAATTGGACTTCCGAATACCATggttcacatcgaaaaaaaattacatatgtAAAGCTGACAATTTGGGAAATTACTTATAAGAAATATTCCTACGCATGTCCCGCAGGTAATGGAAGACAATGACTATTCACAGAGAATaagaaaaatggaagagaATGACTAAATTCTCTCATCAATACTGAATTAGGCTTATTGAGGTTCCCTTTCTTGTATTTTGGTTTAAGCCAAACATTGAATTATTTGTTAATCTTATAAGTCATGCTATGGCCATTGCATTAATTAATATCACATTATGCGTAGCAATGATTTAATATGAATCGTACTGATATTTTTGGGCAACAATTCATACTGGCAGTTAGTACATGCCAAACCTAttgaagaataaataaataaacaccTCTAAATCTCACATCATATTTGACAAGGCTACGCATCCATGAGGCCGTATGGGCTCACACCATATCAACTCTAGTTTCATGATAGCCAAAAATATCGATATTGACTATGCTGAATTAATAAACCACATTGTATCTAACAAGGTTTACCTTCATAATTAAACAGTTGTGGTTGTTTCAAAATctcaagtggtatcagagagTAGGTTTGCCCTTTTAATTGGTTCCAACCTTCATACCTAATTCAGCACAAGCATGCGGAGTATTGAGACCGGAAGAGCGGAAAGCCCGACTCGGGTAAGTTGTTGCAGACAAGTGGTTAAAGTTCACGTGGCACGTGTAAGCCCGGGggaatttaacaaaaaaaaccaacaATGTCACAGAAAATAATAAGGGAATTGACCCTAAAGTATGTCAGTGTGGACGAGATAGTTTATGCAATGACTTTATCGATTAATTCCTCATCACGTGATCACAAGTGATTATTACAAAAAGATTTCTGGATTCCATGAACATACAACCAAATTGCTTGCTGTATATTCATAAGCATTTTGTATAtaaaatatgcatatatatgacCATTTGAATGGGAAATTAACAATATTGGGTCATCTATCAATGAAAGACAGGTGAAAATTCTCCTGTCTGTAGTAGCTTCTGAACGAGGGCATAATTCTTTCTGCCCAAAAGAAACCAATTCGAGAAGAATGCGGAAAAGGGTTTTGGTTTATGTTTGGAAGCTCAAGCTTTCTCCTCCCTTTTCACTTTGTTCTTTCCGCCTTTCCTAGATTAGGGCTCGTGTTTAGACTCTAATAGAAGCGGGGGAATTTAAATAGAGCACGCGTTAATTTAGTATCGGACTTGGAAATATGCAATGAATCTTATGCATATGTAGCGCCAACCGGTTTCCAAGATTGAAGATATAATTGGTCAGTTGATATTCCAGCTTTCGTAACGAGCCGACATTGGGTATTGTTTTGAATCATTCTAACTAAATCctaatttcaccaatgaagttccatacataaatttaaatattctatgcgttattttaaaaatctaaATGAACCGATGAATTTATAGCTCAATGTTTGATCTCTGATTCGTAAAAGATTTAGGCAATTTTTGTGCCAAAGATGTCAATTATCATTaccacatgtatatatatgtatgtctgAAGTTTCGCTTCTATTTAACCTTTGTCATCTACTTAATA from Punica granatum isolate Tunisia-2019 chromosome 3, ASM765513v2, whole genome shotgun sequence includes:
- the LOC116200996 gene encoding stemmadenine O-acetyltransferase-like; protein product: MEKVEVELVSRETIKPSSPTPRHLLHYQLSFLDQISPPVYNPSVLFYSSGDTKLDPADISTRLKSSLSETLTRYYPLAGRLRDNHAVECNDEGVPYLETRVRCRLSDVVQNVDPVELRKFVPFALNAANDVTLGVQYNVFECGGVAVGICLSHKVADALCVFVFIKTWAAICRGEANVVSPEFVSATLFPPKNTLSYDPSTGIMTEDVACKRFVFRSHVIELLKAKYGAGIDLQNHRPPSRVEALSTFIWSRFAASTKVFSRPERLCFLLHTVNLRTKFDPPLPEHSFGNLYRMAFTFLSAPNTGEECSDLLPRVRETIAAIDRAFIERLRKEDEHLSFLNEASGMHLQGELLSLNFTSLCRFPIYEADFGWGKPMWIGSPALTFKNLVAFMDTESGDGIEAYIHLTEEDMVKFESDEELQKYISATA
- the LOC116200997 gene encoding uncharacterized protein LOC116200997, which codes for MLKHTLGKALNRSFVVRDANNSHPCLYALANSFHSGQPHLAPRSFFGVEDFLDDDNSKPYTYQRGKKSKNPTKHVSFKQRTIAYMEPFTLDVFISKRFVSASLTHRVTSKQVAVAGTNSKDIKAVLKSRSDIPACVAVGQILAERAREADVYTATYTPRERDKFEGKIRAVVQSLIDNGIDVKVYLD